In a single window of the Planctomycetia bacterium genome:
- a CDS encoding DNA polymerase III subunit alpha produces MKQPATNSSANPFVHLHCHTHYSLLDGANRIPELCSHVKSLGMNAVAVTDHGNLYGAIELFREAEAAGIRPIVGYEAYVAPGKRTEKENKGTGGEYSYHLTMLAHNTQGFKNLIKLSSLAYLEGFYYKPRIDKEILEAHSEGITVLSGCMSSEFSSFLLKEQLKEAKKLAEWFVKVFKDRFYVEIQNNGIEAQAELNVRAIDLADKMGLPLVATCDAHYLKSGDDISHDVLLCINTGRLKSDENRMRYGSNQFYIRTPSEMYNLFPGHEEAVKRTQEIANSCEIEFDFNKRHFPVFHLPKEQKPESYLSELAEQGLQFRYDGKPSKAAKDRLKLELEVVIRLGFASYFLIVWDFVRFAREKGIPAGARGSACGSLLSYVLQISQVDPLKYDLLFERFLDPNRAEAPDIDIDFCQERREEVIQYVKQKYGEQSVAQIATFGTMAARAAIKDVGRVLGVPLDRVNALSNLIPKAPLGISIEESMEKVADLRKEYQQDLHIKEMLDIAMKLEGTNRNVGTHAAGVVIANGPITDFVPVQRVLIKGNKGDQVPEKEYQVTTQWTMNDLEKVGMLKMDFLGLRTLTLLDKAVKLIQQHRNKSIDLDALPLDDEPTYKLLQSGHTQGVFQFESEGIRNLLRSLKPDNIRDIIASTALYRPGPLQGGMVDSYVNRKHGREQPVYENDIMKDVLEETHGVMVYQEQVMRILNRLGGIELSSAYACIKAISKKKMDIIDERRAEFIKGAVKRGVKKDVAEKVFEQIVVFGGYGFNKSHSAAYAIVSYQTAYLKAHFPAEFMAAVLTSELGDTDKIAEHIRNTKEMGLTVLPPDVNQSDADFSVAGEKSIRFGLVAIRGLGRKAAQAIVEERSHRGHFVDLYNLCERVDSRLVPRSAIETLIKAGAMDSMAPDANRAAMMIALPGAVQEASNKQEDKKRGQGSIFDILNDDTETTDSKQQANPRQLPSVDPWSAKEKLTYERDSLGFYLSSHPLAQHEAELTYASHRLVDIDKLAAGAEVMIGGMLTQVRYTNAKRSRTGDTRMARFHLEDLTGTMECVMFPESFGNHKDDVVNDKVCFVKATVDRSREKPGLIVNKIIALDKGRLYSRNGGSLRIILEEGMHDTQLISQLGTMLKRTQGTTPVMIEVQSLVGNRAVFQLGADYRIDLDRLAMDDLKLLVGERSVHISAG; encoded by the coding sequence ATGAAACAACCTGCCACCAACAGTTCCGCAAATCCATTTGTTCATCTTCACTGCCACACACATTACAGCCTGCTCGATGGCGCCAATCGTATTCCGGAACTCTGTTCCCATGTGAAATCCCTGGGGATGAATGCCGTCGCGGTAACCGACCATGGCAACTTGTATGGGGCAATCGAGTTGTTTCGTGAAGCTGAAGCTGCGGGGATTCGACCCATTGTTGGCTATGAAGCCTATGTTGCCCCCGGTAAACGAACCGAGAAAGAGAACAAAGGCACTGGTGGCGAATACAGCTATCACCTCACCATGCTGGCTCACAATACACAGGGGTTTAAGAATCTTATCAAGTTATCGTCGCTGGCTTACCTCGAGGGGTTTTATTACAAGCCACGCATCGACAAGGAAATCCTCGAAGCACACAGTGAAGGCATCACCGTGCTTTCCGGCTGTATGTCGAGTGAGTTCAGCAGTTTCCTCTTAAAGGAACAACTAAAGGAGGCTAAAAAACTTGCGGAATGGTTCGTCAAAGTATTCAAAGATCGGTTTTACGTCGAGATTCAGAATAACGGCATAGAAGCCCAGGCTGAGTTGAATGTGCGAGCCATCGACCTCGCTGACAAAATGGGCCTGCCTCTGGTTGCAACGTGCGATGCACATTATCTGAAATCAGGCGATGACATTTCGCATGATGTTTTGCTCTGCATTAATACAGGTAGACTGAAAAGTGACGAGAACCGCATGCGATACGGTTCAAATCAGTTTTACATTCGTACGCCATCGGAAATGTATAATCTCTTTCCTGGTCACGAGGAAGCTGTCAAACGCACACAGGAGATTGCCAACTCCTGCGAAATAGAATTCGATTTCAATAAGCGACATTTTCCCGTCTTCCATTTGCCTAAAGAACAGAAGCCTGAAAGTTATCTGAGTGAACTTGCCGAGCAAGGATTGCAATTTCGATATGATGGCAAGCCGAGTAAAGCTGCCAAAGACCGACTGAAGCTAGAATTGGAAGTGGTCATCCGGCTGGGTTTCGCCAGTTACTTCCTGATTGTCTGGGATTTTGTAAGGTTTGCCCGCGAGAAAGGAATTCCCGCTGGAGCACGTGGCTCAGCCTGTGGCTCGTTGCTGAGTTATGTACTGCAGATCAGCCAGGTTGATCCACTCAAATATGACCTTCTCTTTGAGCGATTTCTTGATCCCAATCGTGCAGAAGCGCCAGATATCGATATTGATTTCTGCCAGGAACGCAGGGAAGAAGTCATCCAGTACGTTAAGCAGAAGTATGGCGAACAGAGTGTTGCTCAGATCGCAACTTTTGGAACGATGGCAGCTCGTGCTGCGATTAAAGATGTTGGGCGTGTTCTGGGTGTGCCGTTGGATCGTGTTAATGCATTATCGAACCTGATTCCGAAAGCTCCGCTGGGCATCTCAATCGAAGAATCGATGGAAAAAGTAGCAGATTTACGAAAGGAATATCAGCAGGATCTGCACATTAAGGAAATGCTCGACATTGCGATGAAACTGGAAGGCACCAATCGCAATGTAGGAACACACGCTGCCGGCGTGGTGATCGCCAATGGCCCGATTACTGACTTCGTTCCTGTTCAACGTGTCCTGATAAAAGGCAACAAGGGAGATCAAGTTCCTGAAAAGGAATATCAGGTTACTACACAGTGGACCATGAACGACCTGGAAAAGGTCGGCATGTTGAAGATGGATTTTCTGGGGCTGCGCACTCTTACCCTGCTGGATAAAGCGGTCAAGCTGATTCAACAGCATCGTAACAAATCCATAGACCTGGATGCATTGCCACTGGACGATGAACCCACTTACAAACTGTTACAATCGGGCCATACACAGGGTGTCTTTCAATTTGAGTCGGAAGGAATCCGTAATCTGCTCCGGTCACTCAAGCCCGATAACATTCGCGATATCATCGCATCCACAGCGCTATACCGCCCTGGCCCGCTCCAGGGAGGCATGGTTGATTCATACGTCAATCGTAAACACGGCAGAGAACAGCCTGTCTATGAAAACGACATCATGAAGGATGTTCTGGAAGAAACGCATGGTGTGATGGTCTACCAGGAACAGGTCATGCGGATTCTCAACAGGCTGGGCGGTATTGAATTATCTTCCGCCTATGCCTGCATCAAAGCCATCAGCAAGAAGAAGATGGATATCATTGATGAACGCAGAGCAGAATTCATCAAAGGTGCAGTCAAGAGAGGAGTAAAGAAAGACGTCGCGGAGAAAGTCTTCGAACAAATCGTGGTCTTCGGCGGTTACGGATTCAATAAAAGCCATTCGGCAGCATACGCCATCGTGAGTTATCAAACCGCCTATCTCAAAGCCCATTTCCCAGCAGAATTCATGGCTGCGGTATTAACCAGTGAATTAGGTGATACAGACAAGATTGCGGAACACATTCGCAATACGAAGGAAATGGGTCTAACTGTACTGCCTCCCGATGTGAATCAGAGCGATGCCGATTTCAGTGTGGCTGGTGAAAAGAGCATTCGCTTTGGGCTGGTAGCAATCCGAGGCCTGGGGCGAAAAGCAGCGCAAGCTATCGTTGAAGAGCGATCACATCGAGGGCATTTTGTTGATCTTTACAATTTATGCGAGCGGGTAGACTCTCGCCTGGTGCCTCGTTCTGCTATCGAAACGCTGATCAAGGCTGGCGCGATGGACTCCATGGCGCCGGATGCTAACCGAGCGGCTATGATGATTGCATTGCCTGGTGCAGTTCAGGAAGCCAGTAACAAGCAGGAAGACAAGAAACGAGGCCAAGGCAGCATCTTTGATATTCTCAATGACGATACAGAAACGACGGATTCAAAACAACAAGCCAATCCCAGACAACTGCCATCCGTTGATCCCTGGTCTGCCAAAGAAAAACTGACGTATGAACGTGATTCTCTCGGTTTTTACCTGTCCAGCCATCCACTGGCACAGCACGAAGCGGAGCTGACCTATGCCAGTCATCGACTGGTCGACATTGACAAGCTGGCTGCAGGCGCTGAGGTCATGATCGGCGGTATGCTGACTCAAGTACGTTACACTAACGCCAAACGCAGTCGCACCGGCGACACACGGATGGCACGATTTCATCTGGAAGATTTGACCGGAACCATGGAATGCGTCATGTTCCCGGAGAGTTTCGGCAACCACAAAGATGATGTTGTGAATGACAAAGTCTGTTTTGTAAAAGCAACTGTAGATCGAAGCAGGGAAAAACCTGGGCTCATCGTGAACAAAATTATTGCACTGGATAAGGGAAGGCTCTATTCCCGTAACGGTGGCAGCCTGCGAATTATTCTGGAAGAAGGCATGCATGACACTCAGTTGATCAGTCAACTGGGTACGATGCTGAAACGAACCCAAGGCACCACGCCTGTCATGATTGAAGTGCAATCATTGGTCGGAAATCGTGCTGTGTTTCAATTAGGTGCTGACTACCGTATCGATCTTGACCGCCTCGCCATGGATGACCTCAAACTGCTGGTGGGCGAACGAAGCGTGCACATTTCTGCTGGTTGA
- a CDS encoding zinc ribbon domain-containing protein, which yields MPTYQYECAACHYSFEELQSIKEDALTKCPKCKKKKLQRLLGTGAGLLFKGSGFYITDYRSDSYKSAAKADSGKSDSGGTDKSGSSGKSEGKGKSD from the coding sequence ATGCCAACCTATCAGTATGAATGTGCAGCTTGTCACTATTCCTTCGAGGAACTCCAGTCCATCAAGGAAGATGCATTGACCAAATGCCCGAAATGCAAAAAGAAAAAGCTGCAACGACTTCTCGGCACTGGAGCAGGTTTACTATTCAAAGGCTCCGGTTTTTACATCACCGATTATCGAAGTGATTCTTACAAATCAGCAGCTAAGGCAGATTCTGGAAAGTCTGATTCAGGTGGCACTGATAAGTCAGGCAGTTCGGGCAAATCAGAAGGCAAAGGGAAATCGGATTAG
- the yacG gene encoding DNA gyrase inhibitor YacG, whose translation MLVISCPTCHKSERIESIKTWPYFPFCGERCKIIDLGNWLDEAYHLADSDDPVESIPDELAD comes from the coding sequence ATGCTGGTAATCTCTTGTCCTACTTGTCATAAATCGGAACGGATTGAATCCATTAAAACATGGCCATATTTTCCCTTTTGTGGAGAACGATGCAAGATCATCGATTTAGGCAACTGGTTGGATGAAGCATATCACTTGGCTGACTCTGACGATCCGGTTGAATCGATACCTGATGAGCTGGCAGATTAA
- a CDS encoding HEAT repeat domain-containing protein, translating to MYSNITRSICILLICLFPVTTHAQESGKKAKKETKTPAERIESLLEILKNDRKEDRRVQAAEELGKLASNDYPEIVAGLMDSLVRDESTSVRKTVIKSLAGIKPESYEIKDALDQAVKSDKAWSVRQVARLSVFRYKPKDEPNYVPGPKLRNTSKPSQSGAVASQKSSASMSTKPADPLKTLSIPERSVTDASMPIFPPAPVMASAPGTMNPAPNSAKSTVEIPARLTAPKPESK from the coding sequence ATGTATTCCAACATCACCAGATCGATCTGTATCCTGCTGATTTGTTTATTTCCGGTAACAACGCATGCTCAAGAGTCGGGCAAGAAGGCAAAGAAGGAAACCAAAACACCAGCCGAACGGATCGAGTCATTGCTTGAAATTCTGAAAAATGACCGCAAGGAAGATCGCCGAGTTCAAGCAGCTGAAGAACTGGGTAAACTGGCAAGTAATGATTATCCCGAAATTGTCGCTGGGCTGATGGATTCACTGGTTCGCGATGAATCAACGTCGGTACGTAAAACGGTGATAAAAAGCCTTGCTGGCATTAAGCCAGAGTCCTACGAGATTAAAGACGCTCTCGATCAAGCAGTAAAGTCGGATAAGGCATGGTCGGTCAGGCAGGTTGCCCGGTTATCCGTCTTTCGATACAAGCCGAAAGATGAACCAAATTATGTTCCTGGACCCAAGTTGAGAAATACATCCAAACCATCACAATCAGGCGCAGTGGCCAGTCAGAAGTCATCCGCTTCCATGTCTACCAAACCTGCTGATCCGTTGAAAACACTGTCTATTCCAGAAAGATCCGTAACAGATGCTTCTATGCCCATTTTCCCTCCCGCTCCTGTTATGGCTTCTGCACCAGGTACCATGAATCCGGCTCCAAATTCAGCCAAATCGACCGTCGAAATTCCTGCGAGATTGACTGCGCCAAAGCCTGAAAGTAAATGA
- a CDS encoding metallophosphoesterase: MPDPQKMLATIQKAIQILKQQPGRVGKYVELQDADEIIILGDLHGNLTNFKKLHELAKLDKHPKRHLVVQELVHGPFSYTNDGGETSHRLVDIVCAYICQFPFRVHYLLGNHELSQWTRREIGKNNESLNELFSKGVSTAYPHHTEAFLTAYDQLFSALPAAIRLPNAVFISHSMPAASRLLDWEVDDLKKAQHTDEDFKIGGAVHGIVWGRDTSEFTVSTFLDIVNSELLISGHIPNEKGFETPNKYQIILDGTIENPPALLFSTREKQTQQKLLDSMKWLK, translated from the coding sequence GTGCCCGATCCACAGAAAATGTTAGCGACCATCCAGAAAGCTATTCAGATACTGAAGCAGCAGCCTGGCAGGGTTGGGAAATACGTGGAACTGCAGGATGCTGACGAAATCATCATCTTAGGTGATCTGCATGGCAACCTGACCAATTTCAAAAAACTCCATGAGTTAGCCAAGTTGGATAAACACCCTAAAAGACATCTAGTAGTGCAGGAACTCGTTCACGGACCTTTTTCTTACACCAACGACGGTGGGGAAACCTCACATCGACTTGTTGACATTGTCTGTGCCTATATATGTCAGTTCCCATTTCGTGTGCACTACCTCTTGGGAAACCATGAACTATCTCAATGGACACGTCGGGAAATTGGCAAGAACAATGAAAGCCTCAACGAGCTATTTAGTAAAGGTGTCAGTACTGCTTACCCCCATCATACCGAAGCTTTTTTAACAGCCTATGATCAACTGTTCTCGGCTTTGCCAGCTGCTATTCGACTTCCTAATGCTGTGTTTATCAGTCACAGTATGCCTGCTGCCAGTCGTCTGCTTGATTGGGAAGTAGACGATCTGAAAAAGGCACAACATACGGATGAAGATTTTAAAATAGGCGGTGCAGTGCACGGAATCGTCTGGGGTAGAGATACCAGTGAATTTACCGTGTCAACTTTCCTGGATATTGTGAATTCGGAACTGCTCATTTCGGGACATATTCCAAACGAAAAGGGATTTGAAACTCCCAACAAATATCAGATTATCCTCGATGGCACCATCGAGAACCCACCTGCGTTGTTATTCTCAACTCGCGAAAAGCAGACTCAGCAGAAACTGCTTGATTCCATGAAATGGCTGAAGTGA
- a CDS encoding ABC transporter permease subunit, whose translation MSTASVSLDRSIPLGAVSTVFTITLRSLIQWRRALLLIVLAMVPLVVVFIFRGISVPRFKSGELLPAFLEVEFITVMLYCSSVVAPITTLLLASGMIRDEQENQTLTYLLLCPIPRWVIYLSKISAAILIAWLITSIFTGITLAALWTGSGLENEHRWVTRWLALLAPTALLIAANAGLFGLISVLLRPSLIIGVVYIAVFEIFLANYPFVLRKFTSVHYYQCLVCNWIGEQFQLPNTTNKSAIKWAVAQEVLPDSQECIITLLSIFLVSTLAAMYVFTTREFRMKTPEGN comes from the coding sequence ATGTCAACTGCTTCTGTCAGTCTGGATCGTTCCATTCCTTTGGGCGCCGTCTCCACAGTATTTACTATTACACTCAGAAGCCTGATCCAATGGCGACGCGCGTTGCTTCTGATCGTTCTTGCCATGGTCCCGCTAGTTGTCGTGTTCATATTTCGCGGGATTAGCGTGCCGCGTTTCAAGTCCGGTGAGTTACTACCGGCTTTTCTGGAAGTAGAGTTTATTACGGTAATGCTCTACTGTTCGTCAGTGGTGGCGCCGATTACGACGCTGCTTCTTGCATCCGGCATGATACGTGACGAGCAGGAAAACCAGACACTGACCTACCTGCTCCTGTGTCCCATACCACGATGGGTCATTTATCTCAGCAAGATAAGCGCAGCTATTCTGATTGCCTGGCTGATTACCTCGATTTTCACGGGTATTACTCTGGCCGCACTCTGGACTGGCAGCGGACTGGAAAACGAACATCGTTGGGTAACCCGTTGGCTGGCATTACTCGCACCAACAGCACTTCTGATTGCTGCCAATGCCGGACTCTTTGGGTTGATCAGTGTGTTGCTCCGACCCTCGTTGATTATCGGTGTTGTCTATATTGCTGTATTTGAGATATTCCTGGCAAACTATCCGTTTGTCTTACGAAAATTTACCAGTGTTCACTATTACCAGTGTCTGGTTTGCAACTGGATTGGTGAACAATTTCAACTGCCTAACACTACCAATAAAAGTGCAATCAAATGGGCAGTTGCTCAAGAAGTGTTGCCTGACAGCCAGGAATGCATCATCACGTTGCTGAGCATTTTTCTGGTCAGTACCCTTGCGGCCATGTATGTATTTACAACAAGGGAATTTCGGATGAAAACGCCAGAAGGAAATTGA
- a CDS encoding bifunctional SulP family inorganic anion transporter/carbonic anhydrase: MKRSTPLVAHISRDFVASITVFLVALPLCLGVAKASDAPFMAGIIAGIVGGIVVGLISKSHTSVAGPAAGLTAVVSAQIAGIGSFEGFLAALVVAGVIQFLFGVFKCGFIAEFFPSSVIKGLLTAIGIILILKQLPHLVGHDPDPDGEMSFFQPDNRNTFTELIDSVFDLHSGSLLVGIVSMLILMGWDRIKSLKSSLIPAPLVVVICGCALHNFLKYLGEPWDISICSKPELSHLVQVPVITTWDELSKLLTFPDFSFLSQFSIYKAAVTIAIVASLETLLNLEAVDKIDPQKRRSPPSRELTAQGVGNFLSGIIGGIPVTSVIVRSTVNINSGARSKLSTILHGVHMLVFVLFLPGLLNQIPLSCLAAILIMTGWKLAHPHNFVSMWKQGRYQFLPFIVTIVAIIFTDLLIGILIGLVVSIGFILRSNLKRPMTKVLEKHISGDVFHIRLANQVSFLNKAVLGRILEDAPDVKHLLIDARDTDYVDPDILEMIHELKNEIGPARGIQVSLIGFQEKYQIKDVIQFVDYSSQELREQLTPDQVIEILKEGNERFYTGNRLSRDLHRQISQTAEKQYPMAVILGCIDSRAPTEIVFDLGVGDIFTIRIAGNVAREKVLGSMEFACHVAGAKLVFVMGHTSCGAVSSAVDLTLSGKTPTEFTGCEHLDLLLGELQKSVDTNVHQMAKSWTPEEKRSFIDMVARRNVEHTIAYIKRESNTLSQLEKQGKIKIIGGLYNISSGKVDFLGLH, encoded by the coding sequence ATGAAAAGAAGCACCCCACTTGTTGCCCATATCAGTCGTGATTTTGTTGCCAGTATTACGGTATTTTTAGTGGCCTTACCTTTATGTCTGGGTGTGGCCAAAGCCTCTGATGCTCCTTTCATGGCTGGAATTATTGCGGGCATTGTTGGCGGAATTGTCGTGGGGCTAATTAGCAAATCACATACCAGCGTTGCAGGTCCGGCAGCAGGATTGACAGCAGTGGTATCTGCTCAAATAGCAGGTATTGGTTCATTTGAGGGATTTCTGGCAGCCTTGGTGGTAGCTGGCGTTATTCAGTTTCTGTTCGGTGTGTTTAAGTGTGGATTTATCGCTGAGTTCTTTCCCAGCAGTGTCATTAAGGGATTGCTGACCGCAATAGGCATTATTCTAATCTTAAAACAGTTGCCTCACCTGGTAGGCCATGATCCTGATCCAGATGGTGAAATGAGTTTTTTCCAGCCAGATAATCGCAATACCTTCACCGAACTGATCGATTCTGTTTTTGATCTGCATTCAGGATCACTCTTGGTTGGTATCGTCAGCATGCTGATTCTGATGGGCTGGGATCGAATTAAATCATTGAAATCCTCGTTGATTCCTGCACCTCTGGTAGTTGTGATATGCGGCTGTGCATTGCACAATTTCCTCAAATACTTGGGCGAACCATGGGATATCAGTATCTGTTCAAAACCTGAACTCAGCCATCTCGTTCAAGTCCCGGTAATTACAACCTGGGATGAGCTCTCAAAATTGCTGACCTTTCCAGACTTTTCATTCCTTTCACAATTCAGCATCTATAAAGCGGCAGTCACTATTGCCATTGTTGCATCCTTGGAAACATTGTTGAACCTGGAAGCGGTCGACAAAATTGATCCTCAGAAACGACGTTCACCACCTAGTAGAGAGTTGACCGCGCAGGGAGTTGGCAATTTCCTCAGCGGAATTATCGGTGGCATTCCTGTAACCTCCGTCATAGTTCGCAGCACCGTCAACATCAATTCCGGTGCGCGATCCAAGCTCTCTACCATTCTGCACGGCGTACATATGCTCGTGTTTGTTTTGTTTCTACCAGGATTACTCAACCAGATTCCATTATCCTGCCTGGCTGCTATTCTCATCATGACAGGCTGGAAACTGGCACATCCCCATAATTTCGTAAGTATGTGGAAGCAGGGAAGGTATCAGTTTCTCCCTTTCATTGTCACCATCGTTGCAATCATTTTCACTGATCTGTTGATTGGTATTTTGATTGGCCTGGTTGTCAGTATTGGTTTCATCCTTCGTAGCAATTTGAAACGTCCCATGACGAAAGTCCTTGAAAAACACATTAGTGGCGATGTCTTTCACATCCGGCTGGCGAATCAAGTCAGCTTTCTGAATAAGGCAGTTCTAGGTCGAATCCTGGAAGATGCTCCTGATGTCAAGCATTTACTGATTGACGCACGCGATACTGACTATGTTGATCCCGATATTCTTGAAATGATTCATGAGTTGAAGAATGAGATCGGACCTGCGCGTGGAATACAGGTGAGTCTGATTGGTTTTCAGGAGAAATACCAGATCAAGGATGTAATTCAGTTTGTCGATTACAGCAGCCAGGAACTGCGTGAACAACTGACGCCTGATCAGGTCATTGAAATTCTGAAGGAAGGAAACGAGCGTTTCTACACAGGCAACCGTCTTAGCCGGGATCTGCATCGACAAATCTCACAGACTGCAGAAAAGCAATATCCGATGGCCGTAATTCTGGGGTGTATTGATTCTCGCGCACCTACCGAGATTGTGTTTGATCTGGGTGTGGGAGATATTTTTACCATTCGCATTGCCGGCAACGTTGCACGTGAAAAGGTACTGGGGAGCATGGAGTTCGCCTGCCATGTTGCCGGAGCCAAACTGGTCTTTGTTATGGGGCATACCAGTTGCGGAGCAGTCAGTTCCGCTGTTGATCTTACTCTTTCAGGCAAGACTCCAACCGAATTCACTGGGTGTGAACATCTTGATCTGCTGCTGGGTGAACTGCAGAAATCCGTAGACACGAATGTACATCAGATGGCCAAATCCTGGACTCCTGAAGAAAAACGTAGCTTCATAGACATGGTAGCCCGACGCAATGTCGAACATACCATTGCCTATATCAAACGTGAAAGCAACACGCTGAGTCAATTGGAAAAACAGGGCAAAATCAAGATCATTGGTGGCCTGTACAATATCAGTTCGGGGAAAGTGGATTTCCTCGGCTTGCATTGA
- a CDS encoding sigma-70 family RNA polymerase sigma factor has protein sequence MNRPRRIRSESAQSPLETYLREINETALLTAREEKELAYQIIAGSGAARERMVRANLRLVVNIARSYTGKGLALQDLIEEGNLGLLRAVEGFDPGMNTRFSTYASYWIKQSIKRALVNSAKTIRIPAYMVELLSKWRRATAQLNDSLGRPPTQEEVARVLELPKKKLNIIKKAIKIYNATPQTDQPEAGWTLGEMLTDDRTRTPDAEMVMSDDLVQVLQLLEKMDKREATILRMRFGLDAEEPKTLKEIGEALGLTRERVRQIESEALARLAESLNGE, from the coding sequence ATGAATCGACCACGTCGCATCAGAAGCGAATCAGCACAATCTCCCCTGGAGACCTATCTCCGTGAGATAAATGAAACAGCATTACTCACCGCGCGGGAAGAAAAAGAACTGGCCTATCAGATTATTGCAGGCAGTGGCGCTGCTCGTGAACGCATGGTCCGGGCCAATCTGCGTCTCGTCGTGAACATTGCTCGCAGCTACACCGGCAAAGGCCTGGCATTACAGGATCTGATCGAGGAAGGAAATCTTGGGCTCCTTCGTGCTGTCGAGGGTTTCGATCCGGGGATGAACACCCGTTTCAGTACCTACGCCAGCTACTGGATCAAGCAGTCCATCAAACGGGCATTAGTTAATTCAGCCAAGACCATTCGCATTCCAGCTTACATGGTGGAATTGCTTTCCAAATGGCGACGAGCCACTGCACAACTGAATGATTCACTAGGTAGACCGCCAACACAGGAAGAAGTGGCGAGGGTACTGGAACTGCCTAAGAAAAAGCTGAACATCATCAAGAAAGCCATCAAGATTTACAATGCGACGCCACAGACCGATCAGCCTGAAGCTGGCTGGACGCTGGGTGAAATGTTGACTGATGACCGCACCCGTACCCCAGATGCAGAAATGGTGATGTCGGATGATCTGGTGCAGGTCTTGCAGTTGCTGGAAAAGATGGACAAGCGTGAAGCTACCATTCTCCGCATGCGGTTTGGCCTGGACGCTGAAGAACCCAAGACACTCAAAGAAATTGGTGAAGCATTAGGCCTTACACGTGAACGCGTTAGGCAAATTGAAAGTGAAGCACTGGCACGATTGGCTGAAAGCCTGAATGGTGAGTAA
- a CDS encoding dipeptidase codes for MSRICCIPLLVFASLAVWADDSVQSGRGEVKLTDKARRIHQEAILVDGHNDLPYRFRQLKDRGLDRYDITKNVAEFHTDIPRLKAGNVGVQFWSAYVDASRSKDLTAVRATLEQIDIIQRMIKKYPHTFEQAFTYEDILRIRKAGKIASLIGVEGGHSIDNSLGVLRVYHTLGVRYMTLTHSDTLDWADASTDKPKNNGLSPFGELVVLEMNRLGMLVDISHVSADTMRHVLKVTRAPVIASHSSAYGIAEHPRNVPDDVLKLVAKNRGVVMVNFFSGFVVPEGARQMASMFETVRKLQEKYPNENDFKAAFDTWKKEHPIPRGSVHTVVDHIEHIIKVAGIDHVGLGSDYDGIGTTPRQMEDVSSYPLITQELLNRGYSKEDIHKVLGNNALRVMKECEECAQRLSKLPVTSVLGPARNP; via the coding sequence ATGTCGCGTATTTGTTGCATTCCGTTACTCGTTTTCGCTTCCCTGGCGGTTTGGGCGGATGATTCTGTTCAAAGTGGTCGTGGCGAAGTCAAACTCACCGATAAAGCCCGTCGTATTCATCAGGAAGCCATTCTGGTGGATGGCCATAACGACTTGCCTTATCGCTTTAGGCAGCTGAAAGATCGAGGGTTGGATCGCTATGACATTACTAAGAATGTCGCCGAGTTCCATACCGATATTCCACGTCTGAAAGCAGGCAATGTCGGCGTGCAGTTCTGGTCTGCCTATGTAGATGCCAGCCGATCTAAAGATTTAACAGCAGTTCGGGCAACCTTGGAGCAAATCGACATCATTCAGCGCATGATCAAGAAGTACCCGCATACCTTCGAGCAAGCATTCACGTACGAAGACATACTCAGGATTCGTAAAGCGGGCAAGATTGCGTCGTTGATTGGTGTCGAGGGTGGCCACTCCATCGACAATTCTCTCGGCGTATTGCGTGTGTACCATACGCTCGGTGTGCGGTATATGACATTAACTCACTCCGATACGCTTGACTGGGCAGATGCCTCCACCGACAAGCCAAAGAACAATGGTCTGTCTCCATTTGGAGAGTTGGTTGTTCTTGAGATGAATCGTCTGGGCATGCTGGTCGATATTTCACATGTTTCTGCAGACACCATGCGGCATGTTCTTAAGGTAACACGAGCACCGGTGATTGCTTCGCATTCTTCGGCTTATGGCATTGCTGAACATCCCCGTAATGTCCCTGATGATGTTTTGAAGTTAGTTGCCAAAAATCGTGGCGTGGTCATGGTCAATTTCTTTTCAGGGTTTGTGGTACCCGAGGGTGCTCGCCAGATGGCGAGCATGTTTGAAACGGTCCGCAAGCTGCAAGAAAAATACCCCAATGAAAATGATTTCAAAGCGGCCTTTGATACCTGGAAAAAAGAACATCCCATTCCACGAGGAAGTGTTCATACGGTGGTAGATCACATCGAACATATCATCAAGGTGGCTGGAATTGATCATGTCGGATTGGGTTCCGATTACGATGGAATTGGTACGACTCCCCGGCAAATGGAGGATGTCTCCAGCTATCCTTTGATCACACAGGAACTATTAAACCGTGGTTATTCGAAAGAAGATATCCACAAAGTGTTAGGGAACAACGCGTTACGTGTGATGAAGGAGTGCGAGGAGTGTGCACAGCGATTGTCTAAACTCCCTGTTACCAGTGTTTTGGGGCCGGCGCGAAATCCTTAA